A window of the Polaribacter batillariae genome harbors these coding sequences:
- the tatC gene encoding twin-arginine translocase subunit TatC, with protein MAEKQKEMSFLGHLEELRWHLVRSAAAIFIVAILLFIFQKQVYEYFLLAHRKPDFITYQFFCEFFNLLGMDSTFCNVQFKDNLISLKPTQQLMNAIWSSLILGIIISFPYLLWEIWRFVSPGLTDKEIKRSKGFIFIASLLFFLGIAFSFYVIAPISIHFLYNYQITDLIQNNFTMDSHIGLVTNMLLGVSILFELPVLIYFLTKIGLVTPEFLKKYRKHALVFVLILAAIITPPDIASQVIVAIPILILYEISIKVSKMVIKKQQKDAQKSPRV; from the coding sequence ATGGCAGAAAAACAAAAAGAAATGTCTTTTCTAGGACACCTAGAAGAATTAAGATGGCATTTGGTAAGAAGTGCAGCTGCAATATTTATTGTTGCAATTCTATTATTTATATTTCAAAAACAAGTTTATGAATATTTTTTATTGGCACATAGAAAACCTGACTTTATAACCTATCAGTTTTTTTGTGAATTCTTTAATTTGTTGGGTATGGACAGTACTTTTTGTAATGTTCAATTTAAAGATAATTTAATTAGTTTAAAACCCACACAACAATTAATGAATGCCATTTGGTCTTCGTTAATTTTAGGTATTATTATTTCTTTTCCTTATTTATTGTGGGAAATTTGGCGATTTGTATCACCCGGTTTAACAGACAAAGAAATTAAAAGGTCTAAAGGATTTATTTTTATCGCTTCGTTACTATTTTTTCTTGGAATCGCTTTTAGTTTTTATGTAATTGCCCCAATTTCTATCCATTTTCTGTACAACTATCAAATTACAGATTTAATTCAGAACAACTTTACAATGGACTCTCATATCGGCTTGGTAACCAATATGTTATTAGGAGTTTCTATTTTATTCGAATTGCCTGTTTTAATCTACTTTTTAACAAAAATAGGTTTGGTAACTCCAGAATTTTTAAAGAAATATAGAAAACATGCTTTGGTTTTTGTACTAATTTTAGCAGCAATTATTACGCCTCCAGATATTGCCAGTCAAGTTATTGTGGCAATTCCAATACTTATTTTATATGAAATAAGTATTAAAGTTTCGAAAATGGTGATTAAAAAACAACAAAAAGATGCACAAAAAAGTCCAAGAGTTTAA
- a CDS encoding methyltransferase family protein produces MKLLLLRNFVFTILQSGTVVGLIPFLIVEPKLNDMLTQQLKISHYLGMLIFTLGFFMMLICIRSFAIDGKGTLSPADPTKRLVIKGLYKFSRNPMYIGVLTILMGETIFFKSYQLLIYLLLIFIAFNIFIILVEEPRLRRDFGKEYLDYCKKVERWG; encoded by the coding sequence ATGAAATTACTATTACTTCGCAATTTTGTTTTCACGATTCTGCAATCTGGTACAGTTGTCGGACTAATACCTTTTCTAATTGTAGAGCCAAAGTTAAATGACATGCTTACTCAGCAGTTAAAAATATCTCATTATTTGGGGATGCTCATATTTACACTTGGCTTTTTTATGATGCTTATTTGCATAAGAAGCTTTGCTATCGATGGCAAAGGAACACTATCTCCAGCTGATCCCACAAAACGATTAGTCATAAAAGGTCTTTATAAGTTTTCTAGAAACCCCATGTATATTGGTGTTTTAACGATACTAATGGGAGAAACAATATTCTTTAAATCTTATCAATTGCTCATTTATTTATTATTAATATTCATCGCTTTTAACATTTTTATAATCCTTGTTGAAGAACCACGATTGCGAAGAGATTTTGGGAAAGAATATCTAGATTATTGTAAAAAAGTGGAAAGGTGGGGCTAA
- the lptB gene encoding LPS export ABC transporter ATP-binding protein, which yields MILRADNIQKIYGSRKVVKGISLEVQQGEIIGLLGPNGAGKTTSFYMIVGMVKPNAGHIYLNDEEITEDAMYKRAQKGIGYLAQEASVFRKLSVEDNIMSVLQFTGLSKKEQKIKLESLIEEFNIGHVRKNRGDLLSGGERRRTEIARCLASDPKFILLDEPFAGVDPIAVEDIQSIVAQLKNKNIGILITDHDVQATLAITDKTYLMYNGGILKEGTPEELAADEMVRKVYLGKDFELKKSRFFKN from the coding sequence ATGATTTTAAGAGCAGATAACATTCAAAAAATTTACGGAAGTAGAAAAGTAGTAAAAGGAATTTCTTTGGAAGTTCAGCAAGGTGAAATTATTGGATTATTAGGACCAAATGGAGCCGGAAAAACAACTTCTTTTTACATGATTGTTGGAATGGTAAAACCAAATGCAGGTCATATTTATTTAAATGACGAAGAAATAACCGAGGATGCCATGTACAAACGTGCGCAAAAAGGAATTGGTTATTTGGCGCAAGAAGCTTCTGTTTTTAGAAAATTATCTGTAGAAGATAACATCATGTCTGTTTTGCAATTTACAGGGTTGTCTAAAAAAGAACAGAAAATAAAACTCGAATCTTTAATTGAAGAGTTTAACATTGGGCATGTTCGTAAAAACAGAGGAGATTTATTATCTGGTGGAGAAAGACGTAGAACAGAAATTGCGAGATGTTTGGCTTCTGACCCAAAATTTATTTTATTAGACGAACCTTTTGCAGGTGTAGATCCTATTGCTGTAGAAGATATACAAAGCATTGTAGCACAATTAAAAAACAAGAATATTGGTATTTTAATAACCGACCACGATGTACAAGCCACCTTAGCAATTACAGATAAAACCTACTTAATGTATAATGGAGGTATTTTAAAAGAAGGAACTCCAGAAGAATTGGCGGCAGACGAAATGGTACGTAAAGTATATTTAGGAAAAGATTTCGAACTGAAAAAAAGTAGATTTTTTAAAAATTAA
- a CDS encoding carboxymuconolactone decarboxylase family protein, whose product MHKKVQEFNDYRKKMNDKILASDNKIIKRIFNLDTNAFKEGHLPVKTKELLGLVASAVLRCDDCVQYHLEAAKKNGVTTEEMMETMSIANLIGGTIVIPHLRRAVEYWEALEE is encoded by the coding sequence ATGCACAAAAAAGTCCAAGAGTTTAACGACTATCGTAAAAAAATGAACGATAAGATTTTAGCAAGCGATAATAAAATTATTAAAAGAATATTTAATTTAGACACCAATGCTTTTAAAGAAGGGCATTTGCCTGTAAAAACCAAAGAGCTTTTAGGCTTAGTCGCTTCTGCAGTTTTAAGATGCGACGATTGTGTACAATATCATTTAGAAGCGGCAAAAAAAAATGGCGTTACAACAGAAGAAATGATGGAAACCATGTCTATTGCCAATTTAATTGGTGGTACCATTGTAATTCCGCATTTAAGAAGAGCAGTTGAGTATTGGGAAGCACTTGAGGAGTAG